ATTTGAATCTCAGATGTTATTCTTTTAAATGCAAGTCTTTGTCAAGAActgtaaattcatataagaaattGCTTCTGTTTTGCTTGAATTTAAGTTCTTTTTATATCCATTGATGTTTAGAACACCGGAGTGGCTTAAGAAGATATTTGCAAACATTACTACGAGTGAAAGGAATGGCCCTGTTTTTCGCTTCTTTATAGATTTAGGTGATGCAGGTATGGGTTTTTTTCCGCCCAGTTTAGCTTTTGGTTGGAAAGAAATTGCAGTCTTATAAGATGatgtattgtttttcttttagttaATTATGTCAAGCGACTTAATATTCCGAGTGGGGTGGTGGGTGCTTGTCGTCTTGATTTGGCATATGACCACTTCAAGGTAAAGTTAAATTGATTCAACTTTGTGTCCCTTCGTGTCTATTGGATGTTAATTTTCGTTGGTTGACTCCTATTGCTTTAACATCGAGAATCAAACATCTAATCATGTTACAATTTGTCACTTGTCAATGGTTTGGAAACTTTGGATATGCTTTGGTTTGTTGGAGTAACTTCTATTAGTCCACTAGTAGTATATAATGTATGACTTCCAATACTGTGCTGGGTTTTCCAACCAAATATTTACTGAATTTTAACACATATAATAATCCCTCTACAGGAAAACCCTCACTTATTTCAGTTTGTTCCAAATGAAAAACAGGTACCATCTAATTGTAAGCATTTGCTGTATAAAAATTGTTCTTATGGTATGTCAAGATTTTCTTTATGAAGAAAACATCTGTTGTATTCACAGGTAAAGGCTGCCAACAAAATTCTTAAGAAAATTCCACAAAGTGATGGAAAGAGAAAGGTTGATGGTGTTCCTGTTTTCGGTGCTCAAAACTTGGATATTGCAATAGTTACTACCGATGGGGTTAAGTGGTCTGTTCTTTGGTTCTCTTTCTATCAAAgtgttgtatattttgattgCATAGAGTTTCCGTCAAGTTCTCATATCTAGGAATGCAGATATCTTTAAGTAGCTGAGTTAGGGTTTTTGATGCTTGTCTAGCTCACTGTTTTGTCCATCAGGTATACTCCTTACTTCTTTGATAAAAACATGCTGGATGATATTCTGGAAGAGTCCGTTGATCAGCATTTCCGTAGTTTGATTCAAAATCGGCACATAGAACGCCGAAAAGATGTAGTTGATGATAACTTATCAGCTGAAGTGATTGAAGAAATTGAAGATAGCATGTGGGAGCCTCCAGAGGTTACAGATTTGTTACTCTCAAGTTTTGCATTATATAGAAAGTTAAAAGTGTTAAATGGCAGTGATTGAAGCAAATTGAATGTGGGGATTATCAAATAGTTCAGCTGTTATGGTTTTTGAAACGTTGTGGGATAGTTGGGATAGTGAAAATTTTTAGGGTCTATCTTTTTGCCTTATGTTCAAAATTTGGAGCCTTGTGAGAAATAGATGCAGTCTTTTTGGGATTTAGTATAGTATTTGCCAAAAAGATGTACAACTTTCGGTTTTCCCTTTTTGTTTGCTAAAGTGTATGCTTGTCAAAAGAGTCTACTGCATGTATTATACCATAAATGCAATCAAAATAGACTTCTTAGAGATAGAGGAGGCAATTTAGAATGCACTTTGTTTAATATTTGCGTATAACAATAACATTGGGTTGTTATTTGTGTGACTGCTGACTGCtgtgttattattttatctcacaGGTTCAAGAATTTCTGGATGAGGTTCCTCCTGCCATACCTTTGAGTGTCATTTCAAAGGCCACCGAGATTCAGCTTCTCTATGCTGTAGATAAGGTACTCCTAGGTAATAGGTGGTTGCGAAAAGCCATGGGCATTCAACCAAAATTTCCTTATATGGTTGATTCATTTGAGAGAAGGTAAACCATATGCCACTTTGACTCTCATTGTCACACAGTGATGTTAAACATTTACAGTACTGATGTATGTTTCCCTTGacttcttgaaaagaaaaaagaattctttaaaaatagaatgtctTTACAGTTTATACTTGCTGAGGCTTGAATGGTTAAATAAAGTTGATTTTTCCTAcaaatatttgtaatatttgcaGTGAAACTGGTCCTATTTTTCTTATTGATTAAATAAACTTTCCTCTTATGTACATCAGAACTAGACAGTcgatcctttttttttcatattttaaatgtcgAAATGTCAAAAATACAATGGAGCTAGGTCTTATTGTTTCTGTTTTTATCTATGGTGCTTGGAGTTGGGTAAGAGCGTTGGACATGAGATATATCTCCTGATATGAGTATgtttaattctttctttaagaTTTCCATGTACTTGGAGGGTCCAAGGAGGTTCATATCCTCATGTccaaatatgtgttaaaatggGTTTCTGACTCAGGTACTTCAAGAAAAACGGAGAGACAGAGAAAATAGGTTTTGATGCAATGTTTACACTGTTGCAGGAGTGCTTCTTCGTTTCTTAGAGCCTCAGAGCCAGCCACTTACCTCTCCAGCCCTGAAACACATAGCAACATGACAGAGCTCAAATTTGTTGATAATGCTAATGCCGATGATGGACAGAGACAAGATTTCAGGTTTCCTCTCGGAGATTGGTTTAGTCTTCCATGGTTGAAACATGAAAGAAAAC
The window above is part of the Gossypium raimondii isolate GPD5lz chromosome 9, ASM2569854v1, whole genome shotgun sequence genome. Proteins encoded here:
- the LOC105800135 gene encoding uncharacterized protein LOC105800135 — protein: MGLPTDPPHHQLPRNVTNFFRNTTTSVFSHFSTPQTPPCLPFADSPLESNLPNSISSKSAIKGVSSAESSSGFPSTVRISGLNSAGKSGGPAFVGRVFSMCDLSGTGLMAISTHFNIPFISKRTPEWLKKIFANITTSERNGPVFRFFIDLGDAVNYVKRLNIPSGVVGACRLDLAYDHFKENPHLFQFVPNEKQVKAANKILKKIPQSDGKRKVDGVPVFGAQNLDIAIVTTDGVKWYTPYFFDKNMLDDILEESVDQHFRSLIQNRHIERRKDVVDDNLSAEVIEEIEDSMWEPPEVQEFLDEVPPAIPLSVISKATEIQLLYAVDKVLLGNRWLRKAMGIQPKFPYMVDSFERRSASSFLRASEPATYLSSPETHSNMTELKFVDNANADDGQRQDFRFPLGDWFSLPWLKHERKPRKKSDASPSKECKRQHFQANPLLPKITMVGMSTGDGQMSESSLNNTMDDLIRELESTEEGNRSDSEINKLKVENRDPLFVANVGDYHSGLAKTDSARWFQVGKN